One part of the Vicia villosa cultivar HV-30 ecotype Madison, WI linkage group LG6, Vvil1.0, whole genome shotgun sequence genome encodes these proteins:
- the LOC131608741 gene encoding ubiquitin receptor RAD23c-like — protein MKINVKTLKGTHFEIQVNPKDTVLDVKKNIEVVQGVDVYPAVQQMLIHQGKVLKDESTLEENQVAENSFVVVMLSKSKVAAASSAPSNPAAQAASSVPPPSSTPQPPASTARQGDSNPVQAPAVTVTPSTTEVSNTYGQAESNLLAGSNLESTIQQILEMGGGSWDRDTVIRALRAAYNNPERAVEYLYSGIPEQAEAPAVAASTNVGQAENPLVQAPQPAVPSGGPNTNPLNLFPQGIPNLGANENAGDLEFLRNSQQFQALRTMVQANPQILQPMLQELGKQNPNLMELIQEHQADFLRLINEPGGEENLEGQLGAVAPQTITITPEEHEAIQRLEDMGFDRDLVLEVFFACNKNEDLAANYLLDHQNEFDD, from the exons ATGAAGATTAACGTCAAGACTCTGAAAGGGACTCACTTCGAGATCCAAGTGAACCCTAAGGATACG GTTCTTGATGTGAAGAAGAATATAGAGGTAGTGCAaggtgttgatgtttatcctgcTGTGCAACAAATGCTTATTCATCAAGGGAAAGTGCTTAAGGATGAAAGTACTTTGGAGGAAAATCAAGTTGCTGAGAATAGTTTTGTTGTGGTCATGCTGTCCAAG AGTAAGGTAGCAGCTGCTTCATCTGCACCCTCAAACCCA GCAGCCCAAGCTGCAAGTTCTGTGCCTCCCCCTTCGTCAACACCTCAGCCTCCTGCTTCGACTGCCAGACA GGGAGATTCCAATCCTGTGCAAGCACCTGCTGTAACTGTAACTCCTTCCACTAC TGAGGTGTCTAACACATATGGCCAAGCAGAATCTAATCTCCTTGCTGGAAGTAATTTAGAATCAACTATTCAGCAGATTCTAGAAATGGGAGGAGGAAGTTGGGATCGGGATACTGTGATCCGCGCTCTTCGTGCTGCATATAACAATCCTGAAAGAGCTGTTGAATATCTCTATTCT GGCATCCCCGAACAAGCTGAAGCTCCAGCAGTTGCTGCATCCACCAATGTTGGGCAGGCAGAAAACCCTCTAGTTCAAGCTCCGCAACCAGCTGTGCCTTCTGGTGGGCCCAACACCAACCCACTGAACTTGTTCCCCCAA ggCATTCCCAATTTGGGTGCAAATGAAAATGCAGGCGACCTGGAATTCCTGCGAAACAGTCAACAG TTCCAAGCCTTGAGAACAATGGTGCAAGCAAACCCTCAAATCTTGCAG CCCATGCTTCAGGAACTGGGAAAACAAAATCCAAACCTAATGGAGCTCATCCAAGAGCATCAAGCTGACTTTTTACGCCTTATAAATGAGCCTGGGGGAGAAGA GAACCTAGAAGGACAGTTGGGTGCTGTGGCGCCTCAGACCATCACTATCACTCCAGAAGAGCACGAGGCCATTCAACGG CTTGAAGACATGGGATTCGACCGAGACCTCGTGTTGGAGGTGTTCTTTGCATGCAATAAAAACGAGGATCTGGCAGCCAACTACTTACTGGATCACCAAAACGAGTTTGATGATTAG